The following coding sequences lie in one Raphanus sativus cultivar WK10039 unplaced genomic scaffold, ASM80110v3 Scaffold1247, whole genome shotgun sequence genomic window:
- the LOC108809634 gene encoding transcription factor MYB108, with amino-acid sequence MDERGRSLKNNNMEDDTDLKRGPWTAEEDCKLINYIATNGEGRWNSLSRCAGLQRTGKSCRLRWLNYLRPDVRRGNITLEEQLLILELHSRWGNRWSKIAQYLPGRTDNEIKNYWRTRVQKHAKQLKCDVNSQQFKDTMKYLWMPRLVERIQSASAAALTTGSAATSSCITTSNNQFMTYDYNMGQQSGVMNNNDYITPENSSVALSPVSDLTEYYSAPNPNPEYYSGQVGNSYYPDQNLVGPQMLPENYFDYSRLLDEDVPAMQEQSNLNWFENINGAASSSDSLWDIGESDEDFWFLQQQQQFNNNGNF; translated from the exons ATGGATGAGAGAGGAAGAAGCTTGAAGAACAACAACATGGAAGACGATACGGACCTGAAAAGAGGTCCATGGACCGCAGAAGAAGATTGTAAGCTCATAAATTACATTGCTACTAATGGAGAAGGTCGATGGAACTCGCTTTCTCGTTGCGCTG GACTCCAACGCACTGGTAAAAGCTGTAGGCTACGGTGGTTGAACTATCTCCGCCCTGACGTCCGCCGTGGAAACATTACCCTCGAAGAACAACTCTTGATCCTCGAACTTCATTCCCGTTGGGGCAATCG ATGGTCAAAAATCGCACAATATCTACCAGGAAGAACAGACAATGAGATCAAGAACTACTGGAGAACGCGAGTGCAAAAACATGCAAAACAGCTTAAATGCGATGTAAACAGCCAACAATTCAAAGACACAATGAAGTACTTGTGGATGCCTCGGCTCGTCGAGAGGATCCAATCTGCCTCAGCGGCAGCCCTAACCACAGGATCTGCCGCAACGTCATCTTGCATCACAACCTCTAACAATCAATTCATGACGTATGATTACAACATGGGACAACAATCTGGTGTAATGAACAACAACGATTATATCACCCCGGAAAATTCCAGCGTGGCGTTGTCTCCGGTGTCAGACTTGACGGAGTACTACAGTGCTCCAAACCCGAACCCAGAATACTACTCGGGTCAAGTGGGTAATAGTTATTACCCTGATCAGAACTTGGTGGGTCCACAAATGCTACCGGAGAATTATTTCGATTATTCTAGGTTACTAGACGAAGATGTACCGGCTATGCAGGAGCAGAGTAACCTTAACtggtttgaaaatattaatggAGCTGCTTCTTCTTCGGACAGTTTATGGGACATAGGAGAAAGCGATGAAGACTTCTGGTTTTTACAGCAGCAACAACAGTTCAACAATAATGGCAACTTCTGA